CCGTGCAGAATCGGGTCGTCATCCTGGAGGGCGACGTGGACACCGCGGAGCTGGCGGTGCGGATCGGCGAGGAGGTCTGGCAGACCCCGGGCGTCATCGACGTCTGCAACGCGCTTGCGATCCCCGGAGGCTGGGACGACGCGTTGCCCTGACGCGACCCGGTGTGGCCGGCGCGGTCTGCAACCCGTTCTCCTGCCGATCCGGTCGTGGGCGACGCGGGTCCGTGTCACCCGGCCCGCGCCGGTCCGGTACTCCGGACGGGGCTACTCGTCCTCGGCCAGCAGGCCTGCATAGTCACCGCAGGTGAGGGCGCCTTCGGAGAGTGACCCGTCGGCGCGTGGCACGCGGAGTCGCTGGCCGTCGCGGGTGAAGGAGACGACCGCGGTGCCGGGTCGTGTCGCGAGCGTGCAGACGATCTGGCCGAAGGCGAGTGCCTCGTCGCTGCGGCTACTGCCGTCCGGAGGGTCGCCGACGGTCACGACGGCCTCGGCGCCGTTGGGCCGGACCTCGCCGATGGTGGTTGTGCCGGTCAGCGCGCTGGACAGCCCCGCGGCGGTCTCCTGCGCGGTCGGTCCACTGAGCAGGTGCTGCAGGTGCTCAGCGAGACCGGGGTAGGCGTCGACGCTGCGGGTGACCGCGGACAGCCGGGAGTCGGCGACGAAGTAGACCGTCTCGGCGATGGCGCCGGGGGTGCCGGTGTCCGGCCGTGCCGATGCGGCGGCATCGTAGCGGCCGTTGGGCGGGGCGATGTCGCGTGGTGCCGTCTCCGGGGGGATGCCGCACGCAGCGACCGCAGTCAGCATCACGGCCGGTAGCGTCACAGCGGCGAGCCGTCGGGTGCTCATGCCGGTACCTCCGGAAGCTGGACCCGGAACCGTGCTCCGCCGTCCGGGCGGTTCTCGACCGTTGCGGTTCCGGCGTGCGCGGCCGCGTGCTGCGCGACCAGCGCCAGGCCGAGCCCGGTGCCGTCGGTACTGCCGCGGGCGTGCGCCGGACGTCCGCGGACGAACCGGTCGAAGATGACCTCGCGCTCGGCAGGGCTGACGCCCGGGCCCTCGTCGTCGACGACGATCTCGTAGCGGCCGTCCGCGTGCCGTAGCAGCAGTGCGGTGGGGCCACCGCCGTACCGGACGGCATTGTGCAACAGGTTCGTCATGATCTGCAGCACCCGCCGCCGGTCGACGTGCCACGACCGGTCACCGGTGACCATGATGATGCTCTCCGGCACGGCGCTGAGCCGGCACGCCTCCGCGGCGAGTTCGGTGACGTCGATCGTCGTGCGGTCCGCGGGCCGGTCGTCGCGGGCGAGTTCGAGCAGGTCGTTGACGAGCGACTGGAACCGGTCGACCTCGCCGGTCATCAGGTCCACTGCGGTCGCCATACGGTCGTCGAGCCGGTCGCGGCCGCGGCGCAGCACGCTCGCGGTGGCCGCGAGCGTCTGCAACGGGGAACGCAGCTCGTGGCTGACGTCGGCGGCGAATCGACGGTCCCGGGCCATCCGCGCGGACAGTTTGTCGACCATGTCGTTGAAGGATGACATCAGCGAAGTCAGGTCGGGGTCCGCGGCCTCGTCGAGGCGGGCGTCGAGGTGTCCGTCCGCGATGTCCTTCGCGGCGCCCGCGATCGTGCTGAGTGGCCGGAGCAGGTAGCGGGTGCTGTACCAGCCGAGCAGCGCGCCGGCTGCGCCGGTCAACACCGCGACGGTGGTCAGGACCAGCGCGAGCGTACGCAGCGTGGCGGCCAGTTCGTCGAGGGAGTCCAGCTCGTAGAAGGCAGCCGACGCCGACAGAGGGATGCCGATGACCATGGCGGGCCGGCCACCCGTGTGCACCCGCTGCACACCGGCCCGGCCGCTCTCCACCTGCCGGACGAGCGCGGCCGGGATGGCATCGGTGATGCCGCCATCAGCGCTCCGGGCGTGCCAGTCGCCCTCGATGCGCACGATCGCCCGGCGGTTGCCGCCGGTGTCCAGCAGCCGTAGCACCTCCAGCATGTCACCGCGTCCGGACACCACCTCGGCCCGGACCACGGTGGCGTCGAAGTACGCCGCGCGGATCGCGGCGCGTTCGCGCTCCTCCAGCAGCGATTCGCGGATCAGCTGGTACGAGATGAGCGCGACGGCGGCGGACAGCAGCACCGCACCGGTGGTGAAGGCCGCGATCACCCTTATCCTCAGCCCGGCCCGTCTCATCCAGCCATTGTCTCCCCGGACGAAGGCGAACGGTGCCGTCAGGGCGGGCTCCGACCGACATGTCACTCAATCGTCAAAGTGCCGCGCACCAGCGGGCACACGAAGACGCGCCCAGTCCGCGGGTGAGCGGACGTCGCTCGACGGAATGCCGGAAGAACTGCTCGGTGGTCCTGCGTCGGCGGTGATCGTTGCCGGTCGAGACGAGTGGCGGTGAAGAGAACGGATACGTCGGTGATGCACGTCCGCCTCCGTCATCGGATTGTCATGATGCGGAAGGGGCTCCGCCACATACGCGCACCAGGGTGAGTACGGACAACCCGGGACGCTCATCGAAGGAGCAGGACGTATGGCGACGCTGCCCGTGCCGGATGACGGTAGCGGCGCAGGCTCTCATGACCGCGATACCCGGCTCGCCTATCAAGTCGCACGTGACCTGATGGGCGAGGATCGGGACAGGTACCGGCAGATCGTGATCTCGGTGCAGAATCGCGTGGTCATCCTGACCGGTCGTGCGAGCGCGGCGACCAGGGACGCGGCCGCTGGGATCGCTCGGCACAGTTCGGGTGTCGCCGACGTGTGCAACCTGATCCAGGTCTGGGGAGAGCCGGCGGAGCCCGCCGGGGCCGGACACGCGGCGAGTGATCGGTCGCGTTTCGACGAGATCGTGGCGCCGATGGCGAAGGAAGCCGCGCGGTGGAGCGGCCGGCGGCCGGTCCACACGCTGGGGATCCGCACGCTCGTGGTGTCGGCGGTGACGCTGGGAACAGCCTGGTCTACATTGCTGATCGTCACTGTGGCGCTCGGCTGGCAGGCCGGCATCCTCGCCGCCGCGTTCGTGGCACTCGTCATGGTGATCGTGAATTCTCGCCGACTGTTGCGCTACGCGGCCGGTCGCCACACCGGCCGACCGACCGCACCGGGCACACCGCCGTCCTGACACGGCGGCGTCGGGCGCACTCCACGTCGGCGCTTGTGGCACTGCCATCGCGGCCGCCGATGGCTGAGCAGAAGACCTTCTCCCACGCGGGGAAATAGCCGTAAACCGTCTTCGCCGGCGGAAAATCATGCGGCAGGTACTCCCAGACGATCCCGGTCCACACCCCATACAGGATCGCGTTGACGATCTCACGAGATCATGCCGCCGGCGACCGATTCCCCAGTCCCGCCTGGTATCCAGCCATCCTCTGAGCACCGGCTCAAGCAGCGACCACCGCGCATCCGACAGATCACGGCGATACGCATGACGCTGCACCACAACAATCCAACGACTCGGCCCGATGCCGAAGCCCTCAAGAACGTGAAATTACCCGATTTAAGATCTGATGCCTTCTAACCGGACGTTGCAGGACTCCTTGCCGCCAGTGACCTTGCACTCCCTGACCCCGACCCGGAAGCTCAGTAAGGTGCACACATGCGGCGCGCACAGATCCTCACGGCAACGATCGTCATGATGACCGTCTCCGCGTGCGGCTCGGCCGACCCTCAGCCGGCCGTGACTCCGTCGGCAACGGTCGCGACCTCACCGCCGACGGCGATCGCAACCTCAGCCGCGGGTCCGGTCTCGTCGATCGCCGCGGAGGCTGGCACGGCGTGTGAGCTCGCGGCCGAGGCACCCAGGACCGGCGAGGCGATAGACATCGACGAACAGGCGATCAAAGCCATCATCGACAACGCCGGGAAGTCGGGCATCGAGAGCATCGCGCAGGCCGGCACGCAGGTACAGACCCGTTATGCGGCCTGGCTCGGCGCTCCGATCGGGGACGAGTCAGCGAACGCCCTCGACGATCTCCTGGACGCGGTAGCCGTGCTCAACGGCGCGTGCATCGACGCTGCCGTCCCGGCATCCTGAACCGCCTGTCAGGGCGGCCTGTTCGACGGCGACCTTCTCCGCTCCCGGACGGTGCCTTGTCCACCCGGACCACCGAGTCTTGGTGATCGCGAAGGCGAAGCGGCGAGATCCTTTGATCAGCCGGGCGAGTGCGTGCCGGGCCGGTGGCCTCGTCCACAACGATGATGGTCTGCGTGGTGTGGAAGTAGGTGATGAACCGGATCCGAGGGGCCTGTTCGAGGTTTTCGGAGCGGGGATTCGACGTGGTCCGCTATGGCTGTTCGTCCGGTGACTGCAGTCCAGTGGGGACATAGGCTCGGTCGGTGCGTGGTGTTGGATATGCCCGAGGCGGGCTGCTCTCGGTATCGCTGAAGATTTTCGCTCTCTGGTTTGTGGCGGCGTTGCTGGCCTGGCCGGTGGTGGTGCTGGTGAGTCCGGGTGGCACGGATTCCGCCGGTGAACGGCCGGGTACGGCTGCGCTGTGGCTGTCGGTCGCACTGGCGCTCGCGGTGGCGGTGGCGTGGTGGTATCGGCCGGTGTGGCCGGGCCTGCGGCTCTTTCCGTTGCTGAGCCGCGGTGCCGCGGTACTGGCGGCGACCTCGGGCACGGTGCTGGCTTGGCATGCCGCCGGGATGCCTTACTGGGGACTGGCCGGACCGGCCGGAGGGAACGCGCTGTTCGCCGTGATCGGATGTGTTGCGGTCTGGGCGGCGCTGGACCGGCTACCACCGGCCTGGCTCGCCCTGCTCGGCGCGTTGACGCTGGGCGCCGGCATCGCTCTCGCTGTGGCCGTGGACGCGCGTGGTGCCATGGCGGTGCTGACCGGCGAGGAGACCGGGCCGGAGTCGGGGCTGCGGTGGGGAATGGTCCTGACGATGGTGCAGATCGCGGCGGTGGCGCTGCTCGTCATAGCCGGGTGGCGGTTGTTCGATCAGTGGCGAACGGGAACGCTCGCGCACGCCGGTGATCGTAGCCAGGGACAGTGGCCGCCGAAGGCCGGCCAGGTCTGGTATGCCGATGTACCGTTCCAGGAGGGGGACGGCGAGTCGAAAGACCGGCCGGTTCTCGTGGTGCGTACCGGCCGTCGTCAGGCCGAGGTCCTGAAGATCACGAGCCAGGACAAGTCACGGTATCCGGACCACTACCTGTTCCTGCCACACCCGAAGTGGCGGCAGGTGCTGGACAAGAACAGTTGGCTGGAATTACGCCCGGTCACCCTGAGCTATCACCGTTTTCACAACCTTCGCGGGCTGGCTCGCTACGGCACGGTGCGTACGGTGCGCAAACGGGTGAAGACCCACCCGGCTTCCTGAACGCGTTGATCTTCTGTTCCGCGCCGGAATTGATAGAGTGCCGTCAATGCCGGGGGCGAACCAGCCGCTGGCTGCGCGGACTCCGGACCTGAAGTCCGGTTGGAATGAGTACTGCAACGGTGGTCGGCGGGCGCAACGTATCGATGATCGATTAGTTGGGTTTGGTCGTGATGGACGTCGATGTTGCGGATTGGTCGGCGCAACTGGACCGGTTGCATGACCGGTTCGGCTATCGATGTACGCGGTCCGAGCCTCGGCGGCGGGTCCGGCAGTACTGCCCGGGCTGTTCGCCGGCGTGGACCCGGATGAACGGCTGGACCCTCGCCGAACAGGACCGCCGTTGCAATACTTAGGAGAGGTAGCGGTCGTGGCAGCGAAGTTCGGCGTCGCGGCGACGTGCGACGCAGCCGCTGATTCCGCGGAACGGTTGTTCGCTTCCTTGCAAGCTCCCGGGCGGCGAGAGGCCGCCCTTTCGAACTTTGTCGATCACGTAATCCGTGCGGGAGACATCGCCAGGGCTGAGAAACTCATCGCCACCATTCCACCCGGATATCGACGGGCGGCCCAGGGGGGACTGCACGCTGCACGCCATGCGTTGAGGAGCGGCGGAGGTTGTTCGCCGAAGCGTGTGCGCGTGGCCCGTCCCGGACCGAGCAGGCGACGGATCCGGCGCGAACGTCATGAGGGCTTTCGCCGGGCCGTGGACAACTGTCAAGAAGACGCGGGATGTCCGGTGGCTGCCGCGCGCCACGCGACGCCTTCGGCGCAGATGCATGCATGATGTCACGCTATTGACATGTAACCGACCGGCCGACGTCAAGCCGGCTGGGCATCGTTCTCCCGGTCCGGGCGGCACGCGCCCGGGTCCGGAGGGAACAGTCATCATGCTGGTCATGACCGATACCGCCGCCAGTATCATTCGGGAGATCGTGCACGGGCACGCGCCGACGAGCGGCCTGCGGATCAGCCGCAACTCCGCGGACGGTGCGCTGGACGTGGCGGTGACCACCGAGCCGGTCGCCGGCGACCACGTGATCGAGCAGGACGGCGCGGCCGTGTTCGTCGCCGAGGAGAGCCGCGAGCCGCTGATGGGCAAGGCGCTGGACGCGAGCGTCAACATGCAGGACGGCACGGTCACGTTCCTGGTCACCGAACGGCCACCGGCAGCGGGCACCCGCTGAGCCGGTCCGCCGGGGTGCGGCCGGTCCGGCCAGTAGGCTTTCCAGATGGGTGAACCGGCGGACCGGCTCAGCGCGGCGGAAGAGGTGATCACCGACGCGCTGCTGGCGTTGAGCGTCGGCCAGCTGGTCGTCCGGGGAGGTCCAGCCGACCGCGTCGAACGCCTGGTAGGCCCCGGCGGAGTCACGCACGTCGTCGTGGTAGCCGAACGTGTGGGTGGTGAACGGCCGCCCGTTCTCGTCGAACTGTGTGATCGACCGCAGCAGCGTCTTGCCGAACGCTCCCGTGGCGTAATCGAGCTCGTACGCGCGGATCGGCAGGTTGTCCAGCGTGACCTCGACGCGACGCAACAGGTCCGCGGTGACACGCTTGAACCCGCCGCGTGCGTCGATCGTGACGTCCGGGCGGCGCGGCTCCTCCAGTTCCCGGTCGCGGATGAACGTGATCGCATACGGCCCGTCGGAGTCCGCGTCACCGGTGTAGGTGATCTTCTGCGGGTAGAGTGCGCGCCCCGGCACCGTGCCGCCGGCCACGCCTGCGTCCTCCTGGGTCACCGAGTGAAACCGGATGACGTTGCCGTGCGGGTCGCGCAGCTCGCGCAGCGCCCACTGGAACACGTTCCCGGCGCCGTCGGCGAGCGTGGACCCGGCCGCGCCGCCGTACAGCGAGCGGTTCCCGGACCGGTCGACGACCTCCCAGGTGTAGTCGCGCGGCGAGCCGCCGTGCCGGGTGATCCGCGCGAACTCGCCCTCGACGCGCGTGTGGAACACCTTCTCGGCGGTACGAGCGACCGGTGTGCCCCGGAACGCGACCGGGGTCAGCTGCCGGCCGCCTAGCAGGTACGTCTCGGTCTCCAGCCCGCCGTCGTAGCGCGGCACACCGAATCGGGTGTCCACCGTGATCGACGGGACGGCCATGTCCCATCCCACTCCGAGCCAGCCGTTGCCGCCCGCGGACGAGTAGCCCATCTGCAGCTGCGGTTGCAGGCCCGCGCGGCCAGGTGGCACCTCGATCGGGTACGACAGCCGCGCGTCACCGGTGTGCGTCGCGCCGGGCACGCTCACCAGGTTCACGCCCGCGCCCGGGTCGCCCGTGGTCAAGTTTTTGATCATGGTCGGGTCGAACGACGTGGCGCCCGGGCTCTCCGGCGCGGTGACCACCGCGTTGACCATGTCGGTGAAGTGGTCGGTGCGCGACACCACCGTGTGCGCCTCCTCGTCGACGCGCACCCGTTCCAGCGCCCGCCAGCATCCGGTCGACTCCTCGAAGAAGAACGTGTGCACGTCCTGCGGCCCGAACGATGCACCCACCCGCTCCGGGTCGTACGGGATGGACACCTCGACCGGTGCTGCGAACCGGAACGGATGCGGCGTGAACCGGTAACCCGCGCGTGGCCCCTCGGTCACGTTCGTCATGCCGGCGTCCAGCGGCGGCAGTTCCGCCTCGGTCAGCGGCGTGATGCCGATCGGGACCGGCTCCGCGACGGCGCCCGGCCCGAGACTCAGCGTGGCACCGTCGTAGGCCAGCGTCGCGGCCGTGTCGGCGACCGTGCGCTGAAACTCCGGGACGAGCGCGGCGGCGGCCGGTGCGGCCAGCCCGCAGGATACGGGCGCGACGATCCCGGCCGTGGGGCCCGGCGTCGCGGTGCGCTGCCGATCGCTGGCCGTGATGCTTCCGGCCGCGAGCGTGAGGACCAGGAATGCGGCGCCGGCCCGGCCGGGCGCCGTGCTGATGCGGGCGAGCGTGAGAGCCATGTCCGGATACATTTC
This genomic window from Catenuloplanes niger contains:
- a CDS encoding GerMN domain-containing protein; protein product: MSTRRLAAVTLPAVMLTAVAACGIPPETAPRDIAPPNGRYDAAASARPDTGTPGAIAETVYFVADSRLSAVTRSVDAYPGLAEHLQHLLSGPTAQETAAGLSSALTGTTTIGEVRPNGAEAVVTVGDPPDGSSRSDEALAFGQIVCTLATRPGTAVVSFTRDGQRLRVPRADGSLSEGALTCGDYAGLLAEDE
- a CDS encoding sensor histidine kinase: MRRAGLRIRVIAAFTTGAVLLSAAVALISYQLIRESLLEERERAAIRAAYFDATVVRAEVVSGRGDMLEVLRLLDTGGNRRAIVRIEGDWHARSADGGITDAIPAALVRQVESGRAGVQRVHTGGRPAMVIGIPLSASAAFYELDSLDELAATLRTLALVLTTVAVLTGAAGALLGWYSTRYLLRPLSTIAGAAKDIADGHLDARLDEAADPDLTSLMSSFNDMVDKLSARMARDRRFAADVSHELRSPLQTLAATASVLRRGRDRLDDRMATAVDLMTGEVDRFQSLVNDLLELARDDRPADRTTIDVTELAAEACRLSAVPESIIMVTGDRSWHVDRRRVLQIMTNLLHNAVRYGGGPTALLLRHADGRYEIVVDDEGPGVSPAEREVIFDRFVRGRPAHARGSTDGTGLGLALVAQHAAAHAGTATVENRPDGGARFRVQLPEVPA
- a CDS encoding BON domain-containing protein, with the translated sequence MATLPVPDDGSGAGSHDRDTRLAYQVARDLMGEDRDRYRQIVISVQNRVVILTGRASAATRDAAAGIARHSSGVADVCNLIQVWGEPAEPAGAGHAASDRSRFDEIVAPMAKEAARWSGRRPVHTLGIRTLVVSAVTLGTAWSTLLIVTVALGWQAGILAAAFVALVMVIVNSRRLLRYAAGRHTGRPTAPGTPPS
- a CDS encoding transposase, which produces MWTGIVWEYLPHDFPPAKTVYGYFPAWEKVFCSAIGGRDGSATSADVECARRRRVRTAVCPVRSVGRCGDRPRSATVGENSRSP
- a CDS encoding type II toxin-antitoxin system PemK/MazF family toxin; the protein is MRGVGYARGGLLSVSLKIFALWFVAALLAWPVVVLVSPGGTDSAGERPGTAALWLSVALALAVAVAWWYRPVWPGLRLFPLLSRGAAVLAATSGTVLAWHAAGMPYWGLAGPAGGNALFAVIGCVAVWAALDRLPPAWLALLGALTLGAGIALAVAVDARGAMAVLTGEETGPESGLRWGMVLTMVQIAAVALLVIAGWRLFDQWRTGTLAHAGDRSQGQWPPKAGQVWYADVPFQEGDGESKDRPVLVVRTGRRQAEVLKITSQDKSRYPDHYLFLPHPKWRQVLDKNSWLELRPVTLSYHRFHNLRGLARYGTVRTVRKRVKTHPAS
- a CDS encoding SpvB/TcaC N-terminal domain-containing protein; this encodes MALTLARISTAPGRAGAAFLVLTLAAGSITASDRQRTATPGPTAGIVAPVSCGLAAPAAAALVPEFQRTVADTAATLAYDGATLSLGPGAVAEPVPIGITPLTEAELPPLDAGMTNVTEGPRAGYRFTPHPFRFAAPVEVSIPYDPERVGASFGPQDVHTFFFEESTGCWRALERVRVDEEAHTVVSRTDHFTDMVNAVVTAPESPGATSFDPTMIKNLTTGDPGAGVNLVSVPGATHTGDARLSYPIEVPPGRAGLQPQLQMGYSSAGGNGWLGVGWDMAVPSITVDTRFGVPRYDGGLETETYLLGGRQLTPVAFRGTPVARTAEKVFHTRVEGEFARITRHGGSPRDYTWEVVDRSGNRSLYGGAAGSTLADGAGNVFQWALRELRDPHGNVIRFHSVTQEDAGVAGGTVPGRALYPQKITYTGDADSDGPYAITFIRDRELEEPRRPDVTIDARGGFKRVTADLLRRVEVTLDNLPIRAYELDYATGAFGKTLLRSITQFDENGRPFTTHTFGYHDDVRDSAGAYQAFDAVGWTSPDDQLADAQRQQRVGDHLFRRAEPVRRFTHLESLLAGPAAPRRTGSAGARCRWPFGDQERDRAVLHVDARVQRLAHQRLAALLGDEHGRAVLLDHVVAGDRLGGHRHVQRTVRGVAADPQAARRRVPVHDLPNDTGGGIGHDQHDDCSLRTRARAARTGRTMPSRLDVGRSVTCQ